One region of Chloroflexota bacterium genomic DNA includes:
- a CDS encoding ABC transporter permease, producing the protein MGVIFYYYARTPQVTEAVLASTLRQSVPLVLGALCGLMGERAAVINIGIEGQMLMAAFVAFLVNVYTGNLLLGVTAGILIGALMGLLLAFMSVTLKIDQIIGGTVINILAIGLTGYFYKVGLSGHGKLNPIPLGPLAKIPLIGPVLFNNPPITYASIVLVFVVHYVLFYTPWGLRTRAVGEHPRAADTLGIDVYLVRYVNVVVGGALAGLAGAYLSLEAVGSFERSMTNGRGFVALAVMIFGKWTPLGSWGAALLFGFATALQTQLQFGGEINIPPQFIGMLPYLLTIIVLAGFVGRARPPAADGIPYEKEG; encoded by the coding sequence ATGGGGGTGATCTTTTACTACTATGCCCGCACACCGCAGGTCACCGAGGCAGTTTTGGCCTCGACGCTGCGCCAGTCGGTGCCCTTGGTGCTGGGCGCGCTGTGTGGTTTGATGGGCGAGCGCGCCGCGGTGATCAACATCGGTATCGAAGGCCAGATGCTGATGGCGGCTTTTGTTGCTTTCCTGGTCAATGTTTACACCGGCAACCTGCTGCTGGGCGTCACGGCGGGCATTCTCATTGGCGCACTGATGGGGCTGCTGCTGGCCTTTATGTCGGTTACGTTGAAAATTGACCAGATCATCGGTGGCACTGTCATCAATATCCTTGCCATTGGGCTGACGGGCTATTTCTACAAGGTCGGTTTGAGCGGCCACGGCAAACTTAACCCCATTCCCTTGGGACCATTGGCGAAAATTCCGCTCATTGGGCCGGTGCTGTTCAATAACCCGCCGATTACCTATGCGTCGATTGTCCTGGTCTTTGTGGTGCACTATGTGCTGTTCTACACCCCGTGGGGGTTGCGCACCCGGGCGGTGGGCGAGCACCCGCGAGCGGCCGACACCCTGGGCATTGATGTTTACCTGGTGCGTTACGTCAACGTCGTGGTTGGCGGGGCGTTGGCCGGGTTGGCCGGGGCCTACCTTTCACTGGAAGCCGTGGGCTCATTCGAGCGTTCCATGACCAACGGGCGCGGCTTTGTGGCCTTGGCCGTGATGATTTTCGGCAAGTGGACGCCTTTGGGCTCGTGGGGGGCGGCGCTGCTCTTTGGCTTCGCAACGGCGTTGCAAACCCAGTTGCAGTTCGGCGGCGAAATTAACATCCCTCCCCAGTTCATCGGGATGTTGCCTTACCTGTTGACCATTATCGTGCTGGCGGGCTTTGTGGGGCGGGCGCGTCCCCCCGCGGCCGATGGTATTCCCTACGAGAAAGAAGGCTAA